Genomic window (Armatimonadota bacterium):
AGAAGTTGCTAAAGGCCAGACCGATCACATAGATGCCGGAGCACACGCATCCGAGGAGCAGCGCGATCCCGACTGGCATGGCGAGCGCGGGGTTAAGCGCGGCCCTGGAGGCATTCATCGTTAGGAACGAGAATGCGTCGAGACCGGCCAGAGCCACGAACACGAGGACCGTGACCAAAGTCACCAGCAGACCCGACTTGAGCACCTCTTGGCGTGCCCGGCCCGAACCGAGTTTTGAGCCGATGGACTTCCAAGCGGGCATGAGGAACACGACCAGGCCTAGCGTCACCAGCCCGCCCAGCACGAGCGAGATGGCGACTCCAACGACGTTCGCCAGGAGGGCGCGGGGCACCAAGAGCTTGAACAGGAGCCCGAGCCCGAGCGAGGAAAGGATCCAGCAGCAGGCCGCGAGAGCTGGCTTGACCCAGGCCAAAGCGCGGACGTTGATTCCCACGCCGAACGTCAAGTCCAGCTGCCGCGCCGCTTCCGCCTCGTGCACGAGCGGAACGCGGTGCACGTCAGTCTCGGTTGTGCGCCCCGGCTCGTACTTCACGTTCACCTGCGCGCAGTGCTCGGCCGCCGAGCGGTGAGCTGCATCAAGATCCAGCTTTGCAGTGCCAAGCGCGTTCTTCGTTTGAGCACGTTCCTGCTGATACTCGGACTTCAGGTAGTCCACGTCCGCGTAGATGCGCTCAAGGTGAACCTTAGCTTGTTCCTGGCGAACATGGAGCCTGTCGGCGAATTCGGCTTCCTTGCTTTCCAGCAGCCGGGCTGAGTGGGCGTAACGCTCCCAAGCGGAGCTGACGACGTTGCCTCCGTTGGAGGGCTGCGGATTATTGTTGTCGATAGAGTTCATTTTCAGATGCCTTTCAGGGGTAGGTCGGGGCGACCCAGAACACGAGTCGCGGCGGTGCAGTCAGGAGCAGGCTCATGCACCAAACTGAAGCTCATTCTCGATCTCCAGAAGGGCGGTTCCTGCGGCGCGTTCAGCCTCGTCATGAGGAAGAATGTGTGCCTTCGCTGCGGTTTCACTCGCGAGCTCACGCAGGCAGCGCGGCGCGACCGCAATCCATTGGGGGCTGTCTGCGAGCACGACTAGACGCTCGAGGTCAGATCTCTCAGAGTTGCCAATCCAATGGACGGCGGGCTTCATTAGACTCCTCCGGGGAGGGAGAGCCCGGCACGGCGCAGCGCGAGTGCGACCGTGGTCGAGACTTGCTCCCCTCGCTCCGGCGCAGAGGCGGTGGGAAAAATCTCCGAGAAGATCCTTGCTGAGGCGGAGGCCCAGCCTTCCGGGAGTGAAATCCCGGACGATGCAGCGACGCGTTCTACATCTGCGGCGGGGACGCGGATACAGCCGGTCGGCTCAGACAGGGCGTCGATTTCAACTTCGGGCCAGCCTTCTTGAGCAACCCCGGCGATGTCGACAATCACGAGGCGGAGCTTGACGCTCTTGAAGATTCCAGTCCCGAGGAGGATTCCGCGAGCTCGGAGGAGCTGCTTCTTTCCTGTGGCGACCGAGGATGGGGAGCTTGTCGTCTTGACTTCGAACAGCACGACTTGGTCACCACAGACGCTCACGGCATCGAGCTCGAAGTACTGCACTCGACCAGACTTGACCGTCCGGACAATGCGCCTGGGATCGAGTGGGTTCGTTCGGGCGACGATCTTACGCACGAGGGGTTCAACCCGTTCGCCCGTGATCGTTCCAAGGGAGGCGTCCTGCTTCGGGCCCAGCGCCCGGAAGCGCTCCTTGAGAGCCTTCATCCGTCGACGATGGGCCCGATATCCGGGGTCATCGACCTGGACGAGAGTCACGTTGTCGTAGCAGGTGCGGTTTTGGGCCACGGTCACTGACGCGCGGTCAGTGATGGTGGCTGTTACAATGGATCGCCCTCGCCCAACGGGCGCGGGGCCAATTAATCCAACTGATGATTTCATCTCCGTTCTTCCCGATGCAAAAGTGTTGACAAATGTCTATCCTTTTGCTAGTGTGTGAGGCGCAGCTGGCTTCATCTCCGCTGCAACTTCCCGCGGGTCGTGCCTTTCTGAGAGGCCGGCCCGCTTTTCGTTGCGAGATGGGGTCACCTGCAATCCTCACTGGGATCGTGGCACGAGAAGAGCGTGGTTGTCACGGCCTAGGACGCCTTTTGTGGTGTACGTCGAACAAAAGTGCTATATAGTCGACTTATACGTGTTATGGTGTGTAATTGCCATAATGGAGCCATGAGCGCAGACAAGGTTCGGATTGGGCAGATCTTGAAGGCGGCCCTCGACAAGAAGGGCGTCAGCCTGAAGGCACTCCTCGATTCGCCCGCGGGCAAGAAGCTCGCGCGCGACGAGAAGGGCGAACGGTTGAAGTACTCACGGGTCAACAATGTCATGAACGGAAGGCGGATTCCCCTGAGCGAGTCTGTACGGCGAAACATAGCCGCCTTGTTCGACCTCTCTGAAGATGAGTCCGCTCTGCTTGTCTCTGGAGTGCCGCGTCAAAAACCCCTGGTCAGGCCTTTTGACCACGTCAAGGCTGGTGACCTGGGACTCTGGCTGTTCCGGGATATTCGAAGGAAGTGGTTCGGTGACTTGGATGAAAGCGGTAAAGAGCAGCCAGTATCGGCGTCGGCTCCCTTGACGGTCTACATTTTTGCCACGGGCGCCCCGTTGGCAGTCCAAAACCCAATGGTCTCCGGGTGGTTGCGGAACCTCTTGGAGACGGGAGGTGCCGGGCGCCGGGTGCTTTATATCTTTCCGCCGGGCAGCCCCGCAAGGGAGTTCGAGGACATGCTTGACAAGGGCGTCGGGATTTTGTCGAGCAAATGGACTGCGTCGCTGTTCTCGGTGGTGAGTTACGAGGTCTCAGCACACACAGATGAAGGCAAGCTCCGCGCATTTGTGGAGATCGCAAAACTGGCTCCAGTACGAAGGATGTTCCATTCGTTTGAGCTGGGCCCTATTGTCTTCGTCCTGGAATCAGAAGATGGCACTCGCGCTCATTTCACCTCCACGAGAGTGAAGGAGAGCGCCATGCGCTGGGTAAGTGGGCACGGGGGAGCAGACCACCCGCCGACCCTTTGGGTTGAAATGCGCGAGGAAGACAAGGGCCCAGTGAATGCCGACATCAGCTTGCTGAATGCTTTCCTCTCAAGCTGGAAGGTTGAAAACCCGGACTCACCTCCTGGGTTGAAGCGAGTCCACATGGAGGACGTCTTGACCGCACTCGCCAAAGACACGATAACACGGGTCTGAGCCGTCAAATCCGTCGCAAGTGTATAATGTCGCGAATGAGGCGCTCATTCGTCGCAACTTCCCTCGCAAGTATCTGCCTGATCGCGGGCCTCGCTGGGTGCAATCCGGCCCCGAACAACGGGCCCACCAACACGGCCAATCCTGACAGCCAGGTTCAAACGGTCACCGTCGGCTTCTTACCGATGGTTTCGGCGATCACCCACTACGTGGCCGTTGACCAGGGCTTCTATGCCAAGCAGGGCCTCAAGGTTGAGGCAACCAAGATCACGACCAGCAACCAGTTGGCCAGCCAGTTGGCCGACGGCAAGTTAGACGCAGCCGTCGAACTCAGCCTGGTGCCACTCCTGAAGACCATCAAGCCAGGGGCGACTAAACCGGCGTTCAAACTGTTCTCAGCCAGCAGTGTGACCGCCGACAAGTCCTTCGACGGCATCGTCGTGAAGCAGGAAAGCACCATCCGCTCGGTTACCGATCTCTCCGGAAAGCGCGTCGCCACCTTTCCAGGCACGACCGCCAGCGCCTCGCTCACCTATGCGTTCCAGCTGATTGCTCCTGGCAAGCCGATCCCCGTTTGCAAGCCGACTGCGCCCGATCTTCAGCTCCAGGCACTTGAAACCGGCGGTGTCGACGCGCTCTACTGCTACGAACCCACCCTGAGCCGTGCGCAGTCAAGCGGCATGCGTCTCCTGCCGAAGTCGGGTATCTACGCTTTCCTTCAAGAGGGGAGTCCTGTGGGCGTGGCGGCCGTCAACACTGAATTTGCGACATCCCGGGCAGACGCATGCAAGAAACTCGTGGCCGCCCTAGACGAAGCCGCTCTGTACGTACGGCAGCATCCCAAGGAAGCCCGTCAGATCC
Coding sequences:
- a CDS encoding ABC transporter substrate-binding protein, with the protein product MRRSFVATSLASICLIAGLAGCNPAPNNGPTNTANPDSQVQTVTVGFLPMVSAITHYVAVDQGFYAKQGLKVEATKITTSNQLASQLADGKLDAAVELSLVPLLKTIKPGATKPAFKLFSASSVTADKSFDGIVVKQESTIRSVTDLSGKRVATFPGTTASASLTYAFQLIAPGKPIPVCKPTAPDLQLQALETGGVDALYCYEPTLSRAQSSGMRLLPKSGIYAFLQEGSPVGVAAVNTEFATSRADACKKLVAALDEAALYVRQHPKEARQILARAESVDAKVTGSMNDLNMGTSSEVRFETLQRFESLLQKMHEAGPMPLTKDYVYAP